The Epinephelus lanceolatus isolate andai-2023 chromosome 17, ASM4190304v1, whole genome shotgun sequence region TTGAGGAATATTTCAGACgggcaacaaaaaacacacattaacattttttgaCAACCATCCTGTTCTCAGCTGTAGTTgctaaggaaaaaaacaaactctttgTTTCATTTCTATAGCTAAACTCATTGTGGAAACGGACACATTTGGGAGCCGAGTGCGCATCAAGGGTGCTGAGACGGGCTTCTACATCTGCATGAACAAGAGGGGGAAGCTCATCGGCAAGGTGAGGAAAAAAGCTGATCTTAAGCAGCCGAGGCAGAGGCAATGAGAGGAGTTAGAAGAGGATTCAGAGTCTGTCTCGTGGACTTTATTTTGTAAAGGAAAACCTCAAGGCAAATAGTTGTGAGCAGAGAAATCAAAATCATCCATTAGTCCTTGGTGTGTCATTAGCTCTAGGGCTCCATGTTAGCATCTTTGGCTACATTTTATGAGAAGTGAACAAATAATATGCTGTAGAAATTCTAAAGCAACCTCCAAACTAACCCAAGTTTAGGAGGCTCATGTTAAGACAGGTTAAATTTACAGTTAATAGCACATGAACATCATGTAGAATAAGCTTGGACTACTTCCCCAGTGTGTGATATCAGTGCACAGCAGATGAAAATATGATTCCTCAGCTAAAATAGCTCCAAAAATGACCCAAGCTACATCAGTATTCATTAGTTTATGATactttttaaacaataaaatagtATATAGTCTTTTTTATTAATGTCAACAAGTCCTATAGGAGATCAAAAGCAAAACCTGATTTGGCTTATTCCTCTTTACAAATGTGTATTAGTCCACAGCTGAAACTAGTACAATAAATCAACTGTTTCTTCCTATTTATTAGTCCAAAACTACTGTGACCAGCTGTTTTAGAAAATTACggaggcttttttttaaaaactgaaagtatatatttgtgagctgtttttaaagatttacatcaTCAGTAAGAACCAATGAGCTTGGAGCTGAGAGCCATGGCAGAGTAGAGATAGTATTGTAAGTCTGTAATAAtcacaaagtaaaaaataatttcaaccTGCAGAACACATCTTCAAATCCACCAGAGGCTTTGGTTTGCCTTAGATGTATGACTTCAAGAACATGACCTGCTAGATAATGTAAGGTGTTTTGCTTGATGCAGCATGTGTAAAGGCTAATGATTTAAAGTGTAAATATATCATAGGTGGAAATCACCGGAGGccccacgatacaatattatcaagATCCTAATGCAATTTTAAATGTTTCGCattatgctgagtattgcgatagcATATATTGATATATAGATATATCATGATTTATTACCtctttcaactgcaaattattcatgcaaaggaaaactttgtcaacatgtGTTTAAAATTTTCAGTCTCTTAATCTAGTGGACAGAAAAAGCAGTTGagtttattattctagtaggctactaaaagtttaatttacatttGCAATATTTATAATCAATACTAGACGTGGTGTTTGTGTATCAATACAATGTTGCCATgcaaaatattgcgatactatgctATATCAATTGTTTCCTATGTGTCCCGGATGTTTATTCGTTGCTGTTATGtgagtgtgtaggtgtgtgttatCCCAGTGCCCCTCTCTCACTGTGACGGCTAATAAACAGAGCTGCCAGCATCTCTgctccccccacacacacactcccctccACCCACCAAGCACCCTGCCTCGTACACCATCTGCCCCGAGCTACCGGCCCAGTCACAGCCTGACCCGgccctagtgtgtgtgtgtgtgcacgcatgtctgtgtgtgtgtgtgtgttgaagagaAAGAATGAACAGAGAGTGTGCCTTTTGGGTGTATCATGACTATTTTTAACACAGTGCTTGTTACAGTAGGCTAGCACTGTGTCCAAGTCTAGTTAATGCTGTTTCAGCTGACCTTACTGTACATTTGGTGTATTGTGTTTTTCACTTGATGATATCACCAACTGGAAGTCACACTTCACCCAGCTGTTTAGTTAGTGTCACAGCACACAGCAGAGGACTGGGGATGTGTATTTAAGGACTTATTGATTGTTACTCAATTCAAGCAGACCTGCTCGGTTAAATTTAACCACAAATGCAACAGAAGATCAAACCAGAGGTGAAAGTGACACTTGGGGGCTGATTAAGGCTTTATGGCTAGAAGATCCGTCCCACAGCTACTGACCCACAAGGGCTGCTGGATGTTTGCTGAAGGGGGAGAAGAGTCATCGCTTActgtcatccccctctctctgatCTGTAATGACTGTAGCATATGCCGCATGTATGAGGGgagggctctgtgtgtgtgtgtgtgtgtgtatgtgtgtgtgtgtgtgtgtgcaggggacAGGCTGCACAGGGAAGCCTTTCTACATCTGATATTTGCCATCTGTAAATCTTCTCTGAACATTCCCACTAActgtgtttctatgtgtgtgtgtgtgtgtgtgtgtttctgcagaagAACGGACAAGGCCGTGACTGTATCTTCACAGAGATCGTTCTGGAGAACAACTACACGGCGCTGAGAAACGCCCGCTATGAGGGCTGGTACATGGCCTTCACCCGTCGCGGGCGGCCACGGAAAGGTTCGCGGACGCGCCAGCACCAGCGCGAGGTCCATTTCATGAAGAGGCTGCCGAAGGGGCAGCAGCCCGCCCACTCGAGCCACCACCGCCCCTTCGACTTCATCCACTACCCCTTCAGTCAAAGGACTAAACGTACGCGCTACTCGTCAGAGCGCTGACGAGGAAAGGGatagaaaagacagagaaagaggataAACTGACAGACTGACCGAATTTTCAGCAGCTGGCACACTCCTCCACTCTCCCTACAAAACCTCTAAAGACATTTTTATACTGAGCATTACTATATCTTAATATGTAggttgttttctatttttctcaAGGTCAAAAAAAGCTGTACAtagacaaaaacatgagaaatttATTTTTGTACTCCAGACTTAGTACTGACCCGTGTGTTTTTAGATGCACCTAACTAATT contains the following coding sequences:
- the fgf8a gene encoding fibroblast growth factor 8, which codes for MRPIPSRLSYLCLHLFAFCYYAQVTNQSPPNFTQHVSEQSKVTDRVSRRLIRIYQLYSRTSGKHVQVLPNKKINAMADDGDVHAKLIVETDTFGSRVRIKGAETGFYICMNKRGKLIGKKNGQGRDCIFTEIVLENNYTALRNARYEGWYMAFTRRGRPRKGSRTRQHQREVHFMKRLPKGQQPAHSSHHRPFDFIHYPFSQRTKRTRYSSER